The Phragmites australis chromosome 1, lpPhrAust1.1, whole genome shotgun sequence genomic interval TGGTACAGCGCCATGTACTCGTCGCTGCCGTTGACGACGCATCCGCGGAGCACGATCCCCGTGGGCTGGGCGGGGTCGGTGCGGCCCTGCGCGGTGACGGCGTCGTTCTCGCCCTTCTCGGGCTGCAGCTGCCGGGGCAGGACGATGAGGGCGGTGTCGTGCAGCAGCGTGGCCGAGTTGCCGAACACGAAGTCGACGGTCCCGGAGACGCGGCACCGGGTGTAGAACTGGCGCATGGCGTGCGCGTACAGCGTGTCCTGGTGGCCCAGGAGCTCCACGGTGTCCAGCACCGTGCGGTCCCCCGTCGAGCGGAAGGCCACGGCCTGGTGCGCGTCCGGACCCGCGGTGTTGGCGATCGTCATGTCGCGCGCCATGAAGCCGTCCGCGAGAACGCCTGCAAAATCAAGGCGAGCGAGCGTAAATCATGCGCTCCGCAACGTGAAAACTTGCTGGGATACATCGCATTTCGTAACAGAGTGCACGACAGAGTTGTAGAGGCGGGTCGCTACGCACTTTTTTCTCGGTGAAATGACTACACAAGCATGATGTCTGGTCCCGTCCGCGtcggcaaaaataaaaaatagataatatatatatgagtgtatttatcgaaatagataatatatcactgtatttataattttagtatccATATCTGACACCTCATTTACCAAAAATGATTTTCAGTACATCGTACCTCGAAAATACACTGGCCCGGCCATATTTGGCAcatgatgtgccgaatatgatacCGGCGTGTTATGATTTCATGTAATTGTCAATTTTCAATAAAATTtgtaattatttgctaatttaaatgtacatttcaaaattccTAATTTACTATGCATGTAGTCCTTAAGGCAGTGGACAGTCTTAACACTTAGTTATGTTTGAAATACACAATTTAAAATGTAATAGTGACAATATCtcattgatcatctcaagatgacggTGGAAACTGACGATGTAAATTAGCAGAAGAATGCCGGTTATGACAGTCaaggctatcagggtaagatgttTGTCATCTATGAGGTGATGATTGGAAGTTGTGAGGATAGGTACAAGTAAATCCACCATCATTCCCACGGTCATTAGTGTCCTCCGGAGATAGAGGCCTCAGAGGGAGgagtcgttgtggcatgaaatcgtcgccATCTTGAGCGCCGAAGAGCAAATGCATCACCAAGAAGTGTgaaatttctttgttgatcaactttgCATCTTCCGGGAACGCCTAACGCATAAGAGGAACGTTCGAATCAATATATTTAAGATAAGGACGGTGacaaaatagaaaatgatgaacctggatatgagatgcatactggtcgggcaacatcgtCATTTTTGTTTGCCTCGTAGAGAAACTTGGCACAGAAGGATGATCGGCTAGTTCGTACACCCTGAGATACATTTGGCGCCGCTCGTGCAAGAGGGTCCTAAGGTCGTCAGTGGTTACATGTAGGAGCAAAGCAGTCAATGCAGAACAGAAGCTGTTATCGTTCCTGCTGACCAATACATTGATTTTCTATTTTGCTTGACCAGTATGCatctgtcggagagtgaactcctgtcgtagggatcccgagagacccctttttagagattcggccgggggatgatcctggaaaagcttgtgtgggaaacaagcgggaacggaaataaatgcgatggctagtgggtacgccgggttttagacaggttcgggccgcacggaggcgtaacaccctactcctgtatgagcgctatatttatccttgaaggggattcttcaaggaggtatctggttctaaggggagaactgtttacaaagagcttgaggctcttatgttccagcttaacttgagctggttcgagtgtctgttgatctatctttggcctggctcgccggagattgttggttatctggtctcttggttgtcttgtggtcgggggttGTTCCTccctcttttagtgttctccatcctttccttttataggcgcgccgacctcaacatatcctgaatgggaaagaggggacgcgaatgccaaggtgccacggagaaaggcgtaatcatttcatcttggcgaagtgacaggggcggtggagaaatgcggcgcgcattcgaccaccagccgctgcggaagcctcggggcgccatgaaaggggcccaccgggcagcctcagaggtgcccggtgcgcccaccctgtcttgttcttctgccagggcagggtggcaggccgagcgcttcgattctggcaacgttatcccgaggcacctggatgaaacgggacgggacccgtgcatttaatggacccacgcccccctgccagtgcatggcagggtctgacactggggcgtgggcagctgagaatgtcaggatgtcaggatgtcagaccgcgcgtgcctattaaatgcggcattgggcctttgactggatgacaccctgacgacgggacccttcgggttgttgaatgatcttgcgcgaaccttcggggaaccgagtcctcgggggctaccacgtgcagccccgagcactctctccctagcactcgagtgagaccttcggggaaccgagtcctcgggggctgccacgtgcagccccgagcactctctcccgagcactcgagtgagaccttcggggaaccgagtcctcgggggctgccacgtgcagccccgagcactctctcccgagcacttcagtgggaccttcggggcacgagtcctcgggggctgccacgtgcagccccgagcactctcccccgagcacttcggtgggaccttcggggcaccgagtcctcgggggctgccacgtgcagccccgagcactctctcccgagcacttcggtgggaccttcggggcaccgagtcctcgggggctgccacgtgcagccccgagcactctctcccgagcacttcggtgggacattcggggcaccgagtcctcgggggctgccacgtgcagccccgagcactctctcccgagcacttcgttcTTAGTATTTGggccctgcagatcatcggggaactagggtgctcgggaaccagaggcggcggccccgagcaccttctcccgggacttagctttttcttaccttgcagggtggtgacatgtggtggatggccggcctggcctcgggacttagggacccctggttctgaatacaccgacagcatcCCACATCCaggttcatcattttctattttgtCACCCTGTTTATCTTAAATACATTGATTCGAACACTCATCTTATGCTTTAGGCGTTCCCGGAAGAcgcagagttgatcaacaaagaaatcccacacTTCTTGGTGATGCATTTACTCTTCGACGGGGTTGTGATGCCCGGTTCAagtagaagacgacgaagatcagcgaacctaagggatACAAGGGCGCCCTCTATTATTCAACCAGAAAATAACGAGGCCGATGATGACGATAATTTCATGCCACCGATGCCTCGATGTTCCAGCAACAATATAGTAGAAGGTTCAACaaacactgcaagaggatgttcacacaccacatcgaTATCGTGTACAACCAACAAGAAAATAGAAcgtgctcctaccgtgatagctcaagatgacgacgaggataacgatttcatgccacaacgaccacTCCCTCCGAGATATCTATCTTCGGAGGGCATTGATGACCGTGAAGATAATGATGGATTTGCTTGTATCCATCCTCACAACTTCCAATCACCACCTCATAGATAACAACTATTTTACCCTGATAGTTTTGACTGGCACAACTAGCATTCTTCCGCTAATTTACGCCGTCACTTTCCACCGTTATCTTGAGATGATTAATGATACAAGGAGGAATATTACCactattatattttaaattacgcatgttcaaacatacctaagtgttaagacTGTCCACTGCCTTAGAGACTACATGCATAGTAAATTAGGAATTTTGAAATGTATATTTAAGTTAGCAAATAATTACAAATTTTATTGAAAATTGATAATTACATGAAATCACAACACGTCGGCATCAAATTtggtacaccgtgtgccgaatatagccgGATCCGTGTATTTTTAGGGTAAGATGCACCGAAAATCGTTTTTAAAATAAGATACTgaatacagatgctaaaattataaatacatcgatatattatctattccGATAAATACCCTCCATAAATACACTGTCGATTTCTGCCGTCCGCGTCCGGTGTTGTATTTTAGCTACACGACGAACACGAGGGCACGCCTTTTCGCTTGTAGGGCCGACCGAACCACGGGAAAGTCGAGTGTTTTGGCAACCTAGGAGCAGGCTCGTGACGCTACGCCGCATTGTCGCCTCCGGCATGGACCACAAGTCACGTATTGTAGTACTTGTCACTACTGTTGGTAAGTGAATCGATTTTGATTTGCTCGTAACGCTTAATTGACTACATGAAAGCAGATATTTACTGACAACAGTTACTATCTCGAGTGTTAAAAATGTGCAGCTACCTTATCCAAACCAGGCCACGTTCGAAAAAAGGGCCTGTCTTAAAATTAGGAGGCACCATCAGCCGATGGAGTTAGCGACGGCAGCTTCCCGATGGGCAGTGGGCTTAAAGGGAGGTTGTTGAACGACAGGCCGGCTTGACGAAAGAGGCAGGGTACAGCGAGGCGGCGAGGATGCCACCAGAGACTGAGGCAGGTGAGCGAGTGAGCTTTTCATGTTGCCGTGCGGGGAGAAGAAACATAcgcaagaaagaagaagagagaaagagcgCACTATCCAGATGCAACGGTTATCCTACATCGATTGAAAAGCTCTGCGATGTATTTGGACAAGTAAATGACGCTAGTTAAGCTAAGTTGTACCTGCTACGATTGTGAATGCTGAGACGACTCTACATTCACATCGTCATGTGCTCATGTGACATGCCGGATGCAACGTAGGAGAGCAAATAATTCAGGGCTCACGTCGCAACATCGAATCCACGGAAAGCGTTTTCGGTGTAGAGAAACGGCTAGTTTAATGGAGGGCCGGGTGGGTCACGAGCACCATATGAACGCTGCGGCATTCATTTCATGCACGTACGTGTACGACCGCACAAGAAAGCAGCCGCAAATTTGggaatttagacaacatacgtgaccgtatttgtgaaaatagacaacatgtcgacgtatttgcaaatctagcactcgtattcggtatctcaaataccgaaatttgaatttcggaaactgaaaatccgaaaacaccgtattcggcaactgaggtgccgaatacgcagtgccgtattcggcacctcagttgccgaatatgCCGGCCGACTGATTTGCCACCGCTTTTTGCTGCGTCGCATCAATCTCTTTTACGTCACATCAATCAATTTTCCCTTCCCTCCCGTGATGCTTTCGGCCggtgcatgcatgtgttgttTTGGCGCTACACGCGGAGAGATCGCTGGTCTGCTGAATAAATTGaggtcgcagcagcagcagagcagagaagggagaagagaagggagcagAGGAACGCGAGAAGCatcagcagaagaggagcaacaCAATCACTTAATTAGCTTTCGTACCGGTTAGTCCTTATATTACCGTACACCCTCTAAGACAACAGTatgggactgctggttcacacgcaaaaggcgcataatatgtgatttcaggccatctagatcaataggtacctcaaccgaactctctatgtgctggcagttctgaattgttacaagtctcccgtgcaaaactgtgggacgttctccataataaatatggaaaatcatatcgtatctcctaaataaatatacatgtaataaataataagtacaaaaataatactaattaaattgtgcaatatacaactaatatgcatctttattgctactggacactatcttctacggttctaccaaacctaagtgattaaactaattaatcaagttaattgattaattatattactttaataaaactaattacctagattaaatcacgtaaattcatgttactatattaagtaaagaatctaatcacacttactaataaaaattatataacccaactaaatcattaatttaaatactctaatttaccaaaataatataattaattaaatgtacttgaatgaatttaacaatatactgacgaaatgactaatatacttctgaacgaactaagaaaaatctaattacaattactaattaactacgtaatctaaAAACTTACCTTAAGAAAATTGagcgcggctgctgctcgcgtcgatcctctccggctgcccccctctgctcgagctgcttctcctagcgttgctccgctgctgctctcttctctccactgctgctctcttttcttctcccttctctccactgctgctctcttttcttctcccttctctccactgctgctctcttttcttctcccttctctccactgctgctctcttctcttctcccttctctcctttgctgctctattctcttctcccttctctcttctgcgaGCCAGGGCTTTTTATTAAGCGCAAAAGCAGCATCCCGCTGGCACGCACACACCGAAAGCATCGACAGGACGTGAAAGCGACATGATGCActgaattcggcaactgaggtgccgaatacggcactgtgggccgtattcggcacctcagttgccgaatacagcagagtacagggtgtattcggcaactgaggtgccgaatacggcccacagtgccgtattcggcacctcagttgccgaatacggtgttttCGGAATTTCAGTTTCTGAAATCCAAATTTCGGaatttgaggtaccgaatacgagtgctagatttgcaaatacgtcgacatgttgtctaatttcgcaaatatggtcgcgtatgttgtctaaatttccaaatttgccGAAAGCAGCTCATCAGTGCAATACGTAGATCGTACaacagaagaaaacaaaaggaaaagacAGAAATACGTGTATTTATACGTACCTACGGTAGCGGTGTTGAAGGTGGAGACGCCGGGCGTGTCGGCGTTGAGATTGCCGGTGATGACCGTCCGCCCCATGCCGTCGCCCACGACCACCACGTTCGTCTTCTCCCACGGCACGGTCACCGTCTCCCTGTACACCCCCTCCTTCACATGCACCACGAACATCGCGGCGCCGTagtccggcgccgccgccaccgcctcccgcACCGTCTTGTAGTCGCACCCGGCCCCGCACACCGTCACGCGCGCCGGCAGCCCCTTGGGCACTCCAAGCGCGTCCATGTCAGcctccgcggccgccgccgcggggggCCAGTACCCGTCGCGCTCGGTCTGCGGCGGGGCCCAGCGGGAGGTGTCGTCGCCGTAGCGCTGCCGCGCGGCGAGCATGGAGATGTAGTTGCTGTTGACGGCGATGGTGTCGTCGAGGTAGGCCATGGCGTCGGAGATGGTCCGGGAGAAGTTGACGTACTTGTAGGCGGACCAGCAGTCGTAGAGGTGGAGCAGCGCGGTGGAGGCGGAGAGGAGCGACGGCGAGGGGGACGGCGAGAGGCGGTGGGAGGAGAGCGCGAGGAAGGTGAGGCAGTTGGTGGCCGCGTTGGAGAGGTTCACgttggaggcggcggcgaggacggaCTTAGCGGTGGAGACGGCGGGCGGAAGGCGCGCGCGGAGCGCGGCGAGGGTGGCGGCGAGGAGGTCGGAGGTGGATGAGTCGGCGCCGGCGCTGGAGAGGGTGGAGACGCAGGCGGGCTGGAAGCGGGTGGCGTTGCAGGCGAGCAGGACGGCGAGCGGCGCCGCGTCGGAGGACGCCGGCGAGGGGGAGGGGCTGCGGTGGTGGTTgcggaaggagagagagaaggggaggtggaagaggaggacgaggaaaaaggaaaggaggcgAGCCGAGGGAGGCATTGCTGATAGTTGGATGGCGTTGTACGTCCGCGCGCGGCTGGGAGTGGAGTCGCTACTGCCTACTGGAGTGTGTGGGTGGCCGGGGTGGTTATCTTGGGGACGGAGACGACCAGGCTCGGTTGGAGAAGGGGATGAATATGATTATGAGGGATGGGTGGAGATGTAACAGGAAGTAGGAGGAAAGCATCCATGTCTCTTATTATCTGAATCCTTTCTATTGATTTTTCTTCcgtttttttgttgatttggtTTTCCTTACTTCAGATAATGAGATATATACATACCTTCTATTGATCTTGCTTCTGTTATCGTTGATTTGGTTTTGCTTACTTCAAATAAGGAAATGTATTTATCATGTTCAGCAACATAACCACCAATAATTTTGTACACATGCGGCCATACGCTCGTAATTTTGTACACATAATTCGTGTACTGCAGTATTCAAACCGGTATCATGGTAGTTTAGACACATATAACATACTCCATATGCCggtaaaaatccaaaattagaaaatatatcTGAATGTatttgccgaaatagataatgtgtagttgtatttattaatttagcatctGTATCcggtacacggtgtaccgaaaaagccATTTTCagcatacggtgtgccgaatacgggcaacaataccgtattcggcacatcgtgtgccAAAAATactttttcggtacacgatCATGTCACATCTGTTTTTCCGGTACACGGTCATGTTGGTAACAAAAAAGTGTTTTtgggcacacggtgtgccgaatacagcactgTTACCTGTATTCTGCACATCATGTGTCGAATACAGTCCATTTTCTGCACACGGTGTATCAAATACGGGCAACAGTGTCGTATTTTgcataccgtgtgccgaaaatgactttttcggtacacgatGTCTATTTTCGGTACATTGTGCGTcaaatacggatgctaaattaataaatacgactacatattgtctatttcggCAAATACGTTCATAtgtgttgtctaattttgaatttttggccCATATGCCCTGCCACCGTCTCGTCATTACCACCACAACCCGTCCTTATTCTAGTGATGCCTGTTatgaaatctaaaattttacaaTAGAATTTAGGTTCGTCTcgatttctaaaaaaatttcctTCTTAAAATAGGTCTCTATCTCTTAAAAATTAATTCTATCTTTTAGGGGTTTTTTACTTATATATATGGGACATCACCTCTTATTATAAACacagataaataaataatagaCAAGATTTCCCTTACATTGTGTCTATCTTTGCAATTGTTTTTCGAGGAATCGTTGGACTACACTCGGTAGCAGTAGTTTGTCAACAtgttatcagcacgaagctctgcCAGAGACCAAGCTAGCGGAATGAATCTGCCGTGACCGATTTGCATTGAATTGATATCGTCGTCAAGTGAGCAGGTCAcggcctagcctatatgccctatGCGGTACAAATCACTCGCAAGGATTGAAATGTACGATCGATTTGGAGCGCTTAATTGCAACAAACACGATCAGTGGGGCTCATAGTCACCACCTTACCGGCGGCCGCCGTCTCTACACAGATCGGAAAACGAAGGAACGTGCCGTCGACGAACCACTATGGAACCTTTATGGAAATTTGGAATATATGTTGGCTATGAGACTGCATCTATAATCTGATATTTAGAATCAACAATAGGAAATCTACATACGGCTCGCTTCGCTGACtatatttttgatgaaaataaattTCCGTCATCAGGGGaaggaaatatacccttggatgaaaaatgttAGGAAATTATATGGCAGACTGAAGGAATTagggcacatgatcctcgcactagtgaagcaaatgatgaattACAGAAAATTATTGATTTGCAGAGATTAGCAAATGACATTCCttatcatttttgtgatttgaagagtgTGACTAAATTGCATGTACCTGCACGCcatgcaccggagagggtgaAAGTACCAAAAGAGGGTACCTCTCATCTTGTCCTAGAAGCTCCGAATAATAATAAAAGGATAATAAATTCGATTTCTCAAGTCACAAATAGCTAGAGACGTCTGGCGAAAATGGGAAATGAAATCTTATCACAGCCGATCATAAAAATTCCTCAAAGGAAAATGAAGGGGAGCTAGTTGAGACCTGACGATTGTATGGAATATCAGGAAATAagcataccagatttgaatcttcccaagcaggaagaaaccagcgaAAATACATGTGCTGAAATTAAAATTGATGCTGTTAAGCTAAAGGGCCTTGCTCCAATAataagaaataatgaagaaaCACCTGAAAGTACACCtgaaagaaattatgaagatcAAGATATAGAAGCACCTGAAAATGCAACCTATAATAAAATAGCAATAAGCTATATAAATTTAGGAGAATCCTAAATAGAGTAACCACaatagtcgacacatacttcgcaaataaatTACCATAGTCATAGATCATGACCTtgagcctgcatcgctcactgaatgtagaatgaggtcagattaGGAAGATTGATAGAATGCAATAATGGCTGAACTGttatccctgaacaaaagagatgTTTTGGGGCTAGTATGCCGCACACATCTCCACATCAGACCAGTAGGATACAAGTaggtttttgttcgtaagaggaatgaaattataaggtacaaagcacgactagtggcacaaggttccACTCAACGATCaagcgttgattatgaagaaacttatTCCTCAATGATGAGTgacattacctttagatatttaatctcaatggcagtcaacctgaagttcaaaataaaattgatggatgttgtgaccgcatatatttaatctcaatggcagtcaacctgaagttcaaaataaaattgatgaatccagtCGCCTTGATTCGAACGTTTACATAAAAGTATCTGAAGGAATACAATTGTCAAATCaggatagaagaaatagacatatttatagcgtacaattgaagaagtcactATATTGATTGAAATAGTCACATCCTAGGATGGATTGTGTATAcgaagatgatctgaatatcaatGGTACAAAACAAGAAATAGAAGACAAGCTTATACGTGAagtatgaatttgaaatgaaagatttgggtaaaacctaGTTTTGCTTAGGCATGCAGCTAGAGTATGTGACAGATGAAATTTTAGTACATCAGTCAAAGTACattcagaaggtgttagagcggtttgatttttgaaaaatcatttcccgctaaaacccccatggtcAGAAGATCATTGCATgcagatcaagatccatatagacctagagaagagagggaggaagTATTGGAACCAGAATTCTCAATACAGCGTAAAGCCCACTAGAAGGTATTGGAAGGGCGTGAATGATATTCTTCGTTACTTGAAAAGTAGTAAATATATGGGTTtattctacagaaagaatcaggaccTAAGTCTAGATGGATACGCAGATACTAGGTACTTGTTAGACCCGCATACAACGAAATTACAGACTAGTTATGTTTTTCTATGTGATGAAACTGCAATATGCTAGAAATCTTGAAGTAAattcttgtatctacttcgacgaagcactcagaaataatagctttatatgaagtcGTATGAGAATGCGCatgcttagaagagtgatcaatcatatccatcagtcatatggtttgaacactactaataCCCCTATGAATGTAATGATGTATGTATTGCACAAGTGTaatcgggatatgtgaaaagcaacttaacgaagtATATCAACCCTAAGTTCTTTTATACTTATGAATTACATAAGATGAACATAAATAAAGGTAATGAATACTAAGTCATATGAAAATCTTGTAGATTTATTCACCAAGTCTCTTCTCGTATctacttttgaaagatgtgtttgtTGTAATGGGATAATGATACTTAGAGAGTTGCACCTTTCA includes:
- the LOC133925804 gene encoding probable pectinesterase/pectinesterase inhibitor 51 yields the protein MPPSARLLSFFLVLLFHLPFSLSFRNHHRSPSPSPASSDAAPLAVLLACNATRFQPACVSTLSSAGADSSTSDLLAATLAALRARLPPAVSTAKSVLAAASNVNLSNAATNCLTFLALSSHRLSPSPSPSLLSASTALLHLYDCWSAYKYVNFSRTISDAMAYLDDTIAVNSNYISMLAARQRYGDDTSRWAPPQTERDGYWPPAAAAAEADMDALGVPKGLPARVTVCGAGCDYKTVREAVAAAPDYGAAMFVVHVKEGVYRETVTVPWEKTNVVVVGDGMGRTVITGNLNADTPGVSTFNTATVGVLADGFMARDMTIANTAGPDAHQAVAFRSTGDRTVLDTVELLGHQDTLYAHAMRQFYTRCRVSGTVDFVFGNSATLLHDTALIVLPRQLQPEKGENDAVTAQGRTDPAQPTGIVLRGCVVNGSDEYMALYHQKPDVHRVYLGRPWKEYSRTVYVGCTLAEMVQPQGWLAWNGDFALKTLYYGEFDSAGPGGRDASRRVPWSSQVPKDHVDAYSVANFIQGHEWIPKV